A portion of the Fulvia fulva chromosome 1, complete sequence genome contains these proteins:
- a CDS encoding Inositol oxygenase, giving the protein MAPAMLETPNIAENFNDHKDGLALEATDDAVHEVNLLKAEMRVKNGTATQEEIDMYEKSKFDEDKDKTQFRNYEDACDRVKNFYREQHTKQTVAYNLKARSDFKFKTRAEMTIWQAMEKLNELIDESDPDTSLSQIEHAFQSAEAIRRDGKPQWFQLTGLIHDLGKLLFFYDAQGQWDVVGDTFPVGCRFSDSIIYPGSFEENPDSKDPIYSTEHGIYQPGCGMDNVMLSWGHDEYLYNICKDQSTLPDEALAMIRYHSFYPWHSAGGYRWMMNEKDEKMIGAVKAFNPYDLYSKSDGLPEKETLMAYYKNLINVYFPPGEGETEKVIKW; this is encoded by the coding sequence ATGGCACCAGCAATGCTTGAGACTCCCAACATTGCGGAGAACTTCAACGACCACAAAGACGGTCTCGCCCTCGAGGCAACCGACGATGCCGTCCACGAGGTCAACCTCCTCAAGGCAGAGATGCGGGTGAAGAACGGCACCGCAACCCAAGAGGAGATCGACATGTACGAGAAGTCCAAGTTCGACGAGGACAAGGACAAGACCCAGTTCCGCAACTACGAAGACGCCTGCGACCGCGTCAAGAATTTCTACAGAGAGCAACACACCAAGCAAACCGTCGCCTACAACCTCAAAGCCCGCAGCGACTTCAAGTTCAAGACTCGTGCGGAGATGACTATCTGGCAAGCCATGGAGAAACTCAACGAGCTCATCGACGAGTCCGACCCAGACACATCCCTCAGCCAGATCGAGCACGCCTTCCAATCCGCCGAGGCCATCCGCCGCGACGGCAAGCCACAATGGTTCCAGCTCACCGGCCTCATCCACGACCTCGGCAAACTCCTCTTCTTCTACGACGCTCAAGGCCAGTGGGACGTCGTCGGCGACACCTTCCCAGTCGGCTGCCGCTTCAGCGACTCCATCATCTACCCGGGCTCCTTCGAGGAGAACCCAGACAGCAAGGACCCTATCTACAGCACCGAACACGGCATCTACCAGCCCGGCTGCGGCATGGACAATGTCATGCTGAGCTGGGGCCATGATGAGTATCTTTACAACATTTGCAAGGACCAGAGTACCCTTCCAGATGAGGCGCTGGCTATGATCAGGTACCATTCGTTTTACCCGTGGCACAGTGCTGGGGGGTATAGGTGGATGATGAATGAGAAGGATGAGAAGATGATAGGCGCTGTTAAGGCTTTTAACCCGTATGATCTTTATAGCAAGAGCGATGGGTTGCCTGAAAAGGAGACTTTGATGGCGTACTACAAGAACTTGATCAATGTTTACTTCCCACCGGGAGAGGGTGAGACTGAGAAGGTTATCAAGTGGTAG
- a CDS encoding Centromere protein S — MPELTQNNNANEEKLKAALWYSIGKTVDAVALDTNINATPQYIAGLTELVHAKINTAAADMEAFAKHADRTTINSKDVLLLARSNEALQHMLEENADTVRKSDRASKR, encoded by the coding sequence ATGCCCGAACTCACCCAAAACAACAACGCCAACGAGGAGAAGCTAAAAGCCGCTCTGTGGTACTCCATCGGCAAGACCGTCGACGCCGTCGCCCTTGACACCAACATCAATGCCACACCACAATACATCGCTGGCCTGACAGAGTTGGTTCACGCGAAGATCAACACGGCCGCTGCAGACATGGAAGCATTTGCGAAGCACGCTGATCGCACGACTATCAATAGTAAGGATGTCCTACTGCTCGCGCGAAGTAATGAGGCGTTACAGCACATGCTTGAGGAGAATGCGGATACAGTGCGCAAGAGCGATCGCGCTTCGAAGCGATGA
- a CDS encoding D-galacturonate reductase yields MAAMGVSCGGLFLPQQLPTRPNHVNSAHASVYPCANLSMNPSLANFILARTPESILHPKTMADHTFTLNTGAKIPAVGLGTWQSDPGQVKTAVAHALKSGYKHIDAAFVYGNENEVGEGLKEAFDSGIKREDIFVTSKLWNTYHQKPEECLDEGLKRLGLDYIDLYLIHWPVPMNPNGNHPLFPKHPDGSRDLDTRWSHVDTWKNMEKLLDTGKVKAIGVSNYSVKFLEELLPQAKVVPAANQIENHPLLPQQDIADYCKSKGILIEAYSPLGSTGSPLFADEGVKEVAKKHGVGEGTVLINYQVARGHVVLPKSVTPKRIEENLKIVNLDSGDLEALNSIHKTKGTTRYVYPPFGVNLGFPDKQE; encoded by the exons ATGGCAGCCATGGGCGTTTCGTGTGGTGGGCTGTTTCTTCCCCAGCAGTTGCCGACGCGGCCAAACCACGTCAACAGCGCGCATGCTTCGGTGTATCCTTGCGCGAACCTCTCAATGAATCCTTCTCTGGCAAACTTCATCCTCGCACGAACACCAGAGAGCATTCTTCATCCAAAAACAATGGCAGACCACACATTCACCCTCAACACTGGCGCAAAGATCCCAGCAGTTGGGCTAGGCACATGGCAGTCCG ATCCAGGCCAGGTCAAGACTGCTGTTGCTCACGCACTGAAGAGCGGCTACAAGCACATTGATGCT GCCTTCGTGTACGGCAACGAGAACGAGGTTGGTGAGGGCCTCAAGGAAGCCTTCGACAGTGGCATCAAGCGTGAAGACATCTTCGTGACCTCCAAGCTATGGAACACCTATCACCAGAAGCCAGAAGAGTGTCTCGACGAGGGCCTCAAGAGATTGGGTCTGGACTACATCGATTTGTACCTCATCCACTGGCCAGTACCGATGAACCCGAACGGCAACCACCCTCTCTTCCCGAAGCATCCAGACGGCTCGCGTGACCTCGATACCAGGTGGAGCCACGTCGACACCTGGAAGAACATGGAAAAGCTTCTGGACACTGGCAAAGTCAAGGCGATTGGCGTGTCGAACTACTCAGTCAAGTTCCTCGAGGAGCTGCTCCCACAAGCGAAGGTAGTCCCGGCAGCCAACCAGATTGAGAACCACCCACTTCTTCCACAACAGGACATTGCGGATTACTGCAAGTCCAAGGGTATCCTAATTGAGGCTTACAGCCCACTTGGAAGCACCGGCAGCCCACTGTTCGCCGATGAGGGCGTGAAGGAGGTAGCGAAGAAGCATGGCGTTGGCGAGGGCACGGTCTTGATCAACTACCAAG TCGCGAGAGGACACGTTGTTCTTCCAAAGTCTGTGACACCGAAGCGCATCGAAGAGAACCTGAAGATCGTCAACCTCGACTCTGGCGATCTCGAGGCCTTGAACTCCATTCACAAGACGAAGGGCACAACGAGATATGTGTATCCTCCATTTGGCGTGAACCTGGGCTTCCCAGACAAGCAGGAGTAG